In Rhipicephalus microplus isolate Deutch F79 chromosome 9, USDA_Rmic, whole genome shotgun sequence, one genomic interval encodes:
- the LOC142771471 gene encoding uncharacterized protein LOC142771471 isoform X1 yields the protein MLSQKKFRSVHKYGKRRKAWNKGQTTAAAVPVAVPDGACSSSVTEPLLRPFADCCEAESVEGATSSYVRPPDAVDRDGRSREPDCGGTASAAVATPGVRASNILSRVSAQIPSSEEIAQRAQTRRDVLDAVASKSASKRKLELLNEGCDENDGGKDSTFFIVNKKMLNGLLSSVKCNKCDEGSIRLETTHCLGLAARMELFCDNCGIVNSAWSSPRCSGQQKTNPFEVNVRALRAVQSVGRKQSAINDIFSAMDISHRALHHKSYQRLQRKYSHPATTSAATRIEAESAQKVHDIYKDLGGVPGNIDVIYDGTWMTRGHRSHIGVGCVIELYTGLVLDHCVLSNYCQGCAVGPKPGDDNYEEWLEKHKPQCQKNTDANAGQMEVEAARIMFERSFTKYKLRYINVLCDGDSRTYLALTQDKVYGYMLIKKQECVNHVKKRMGTSLRNLLDEHKSKGRGLSMGGKGRLTQGLIKKLTNYYGWAIKSHPNDVPGMERAIMATYYHVTSTDQDPHHDLCPSGTDSWCPHNQALAKGEPLPPHKHKLPPHVRVALLPIYKRLSNKELLERCAQGKTQNAVESMNSLIWSLQSKSQFASLRSVESAVADAVCRFNGGCKSALQEITAQLGFNPGDCSLRRAAEKDAKRVKRAQKAHCSTTKKRKTGLRSTEAKATASQDYCPGGF from the coding sequence atgttgtcgcaaaaaaagttccggagcgtccacaagtacggcaagcgtcggaaagcttggaacaaagggcagacgactgcggctgccgtcccagtcgcagttccggacggagcatgctcttcaagcgtcacggagcctctactcagacccttcgctgattgttgtgaggccgagagtgtggaaggtgccacatcgtcgtatgtcagaccgccggatgccgtcgaccgtgatggacgctctcgcgaacccgattgcggtggcaccgcgtcggcagccgttgcaactccgggcgtgcgcgcgtcgaacattctatcgcgagtttcggcccagattccgagcagtgaagaaatcgcgcagcgggcgcagacaaggcgggatgttttggatgccgtagcatcgaagtccgcttcaaagcggaagctcgagcttctgaacgaaggctgcgacgaaaatgacggcggtaaggactccacattcttcattgtaaataagaagatgctgaacggtctgctttcgtcagtaaagtgcaacaagtgcgacgaagggtcgatacgcctcgagactacgcactgccttggactcgcggcgaggatggaacttttttgtgacaattgtggcatagtgaacagtgcgtggtcgtccccgaggtgctccgggcaacaaaaaacgaacccctttgaggtaaacgtgcgtgctttgagggctgtgcagtcagttggcagaaaacaatctgccataaatgacattttttctgcgatggacatttcgcatcgagcactgcaccacaagtcctaccagagactgcaaaggaagtacagccaccctgccaccacatcagctgccacccgcattgaagcagaaagtgcacagaaggtgcatgacatttacaaggacctaggaggagtgccaggcaacattgacgtcatttacgacggcacgtggatgacgagggggcacagaagtcatattggcgtgggctgtgtaatcgagttgtacacaggcttggtcttggaccactgtgtcctgtccaactactgccaaggctgtgctgttggccccaagcctggtgacgacaactatgaggagtggcttgagaaacacaagccacagtgccaaaagaacaccgatgctaatgcaggccaaatggaagtagaagcagcgaggatcatgtttgaaagatcgtttaccaagtacaagcttcgatacatcaatgtgctctgcgacggtgacagccgtacgtaccttgccctcacgcaagacaaggtgtatggctacatgttgattaagaaacaggagtgtgtgaaccatgtgaaaaaaagaatgggcacttccttgcgcaaccttcttgatgagcacaaatccaaaggccgaggactgagcatgggtggcaaaggccggctgacgcagggccttataaagaagttgacgaattattatggctgggccattaagagccaccccaacgatgttcctggcatggagagggccatcatggccacttattaccatgtaacatccacagaccaggatccacaccacgacctgtgcccaagtgggactgactcctggtgcccgcacaatcaggcattggccaagggagagccgctgccgcctcacaaacataaactgccccctcacgtgcgagtggcactgctgccaatctacaagcgcctctcgaacaaagagctccttgaaaggtgtgcgcagggaaaaacccagaacgctgtggagagtatgaacagcctcatttggtcactccagtccaagagccagttcgcctcccttcgaagtgtggaaagtgcagttgcagatgcagtctgccgtttcaatggtggctgcaagagtgcgctgcaagagatcactgctcaactgggcttcaatccaggagactgctctttgcggcgagcagccgaaaaggatgccaaaagggtaaagagggctcaaaaggcgcattgttccacgacaaagaagcgcaaaactgggttgcgctctacagaggccaaggccacagcatctcaggattactgcccaggaggattctga